One Halanaerobium hydrogeniformans genomic window, TTAAGTGAATCAGAATATGATGTCAAAGAAGAAGATTTTGAGGAGATGGCAAGATTAGCTTTAGAAGATGGTAATGCTTTAAGCAATCCTAGAAAAGCAACTCAAGCAGAAATTGCCGGAATCTTTAAAGCAGCTTATTAATTAATTGACTAATTAAAAAATGAGCAAGAACGAGAAAGCCTTTGTCTTAGACAGGGGCTTTTTTTAATGTCCAGAAAATTATAATTAATGCTTGTTTTAGATAAAATTTAAAGGTTTTTTCTTTTCAATCTAAAATTAATATATTAGAAGAATTATTTAAGGAAGGGGAGATTAATAATGGCCAAAATCGCTCTTATTCATACAACACCTGTTACAGTTGAGTCACTTAAGAATTTAATTAAAGCAGGTGCTCCTGATCTAAAAATTATTAATATAGTAGATGATTCAATTTTACCGGAGTTAATTGATAATGAGGCTGACCTTAGTCTGGTAGAAAAAAGGGTTAAATATTATATTAATACGGCAGTTAAGCAGGGAGCAGATTTAGTCATGAGTGCCTGTTCATCAATTGGAGAGATTTTTGAAGAGGAAAATAGAAAATATGAGATTCCAATTATGCGAATTGATTCTGCAATGGCAGAAAAAGCAGTAGCAAAGGCTAGAAAAATTGGAGTAGCAGCAACTTTAGCAACCA contains:
- a CDS encoding aspartate/glutamate racemase family protein, with protein sequence MAKIALIHTTPVTVESLKNLIKAGAPDLKIINIVDDSILPELIDNEADLSLVEKRVKYYINTAVKQGADLVMSACSSIGEIFEEENRKYEIPIMRIDSAMAEKAVAKARKIGVAATLATTLKPSTKLLKNKAAEINKDIVIRKVLADKAYQKLMAGDQKAHDQLLAEKLKELAAEVEIVVLAQASMARAVKVLPAELKDKFLTSPELGIEKALKILEKKLN